The following is a genomic window from Chryseobacterium ginsenosidimutans.
CTGTAATTTTTTAGATTCTGCTTCAGCTTTTGCAACGGCAACAATTCTGATTCTCTGAGCTTCAGATTCGTATTCTGCGGCAGTTTTTTCACGTTCTGCAGCGTTGATTCTGTTCATAGCGTGTTTTACCTGCTCATCAGGATCAATGTCAGTTACCAAAGCTTTGATAATATCGTAACCATAGCTTTGCATTGCCTCCTGTAATTCACTTTTTACAGCCACCGCAATATCATCCTTTCTTACGAAAACATCATCTAATTTCGTTTTTGGAACTTCAGCCCTTACCACATCAAATACATAAGACGTAATCTGATTTTCAGGATTTTCCAAACGATAGTAAGCATCCTTCACATTTTCTCTGATGACCTGATACTGCACAGAAACCTTCATTTTAATAAAAACGTTATCCAAAGTTTTGGTATCAATAATAACATCCAATTGCTGGATTCTAAGATTAAGACGTTTGGAAATCTGATCCAAAAATGGAATTTTCAAGTGCAAACCGGCATGGCTTACTTTTAAGAATTTACCTAACCGTTCTACCACCGCTGCAGATTCCTGCTTGACCGTGAAAAAAGATGCAAATAATGTGATCAGTCCGAAAAAGACCAAAATACCTAAGTATATCATAGTTTTAATTTTTAAATGTAGAAGTTATTTGTGTTTATCATAAGAACCATTTCAAAAGTCCCATATCTTCAAAAATAAGTAAAATAATTTTATTTAATGTAATGAAAATCAAAACCTTTACTATTACCTTCAAAACTCAATCTTTATACTTCTGACTTATGAATAAACTTTTCAATAAAAAACTTACTTTTGAATATTAATAATCCATTATGGTTGATGCTAAGGAAATATTAAAAGAGCATATCTCAAAATTTACTTTTCTCACAGAAGATCAGTTAGATTACGTTTTTGGCCATTTTAATATAGTCAATTTGAAAAAAGGACAAATGCTGATCACAGAAGGTGATTTTGTAAATCACGAATATTTCGTTTTAGATGGCTGCCTGAAAGCATTTTACCTTAATGATGCTATGAAAATGTTTATTCTCCAGTTTGCAATGCAGAATTGGTGGGTAACAGATTTTGATGCCCTTTACAGCAAAAATAGAGCAACCATCAACGTTGACTGTATCACCAATGCAAGTATTTTATCTATTTCAAATGAGAACAGGGAAAAAATTTGCAGAGAAATTCATGAAGTGGAGCATTTCTTTCGTTGGAGAACCAATAAAGGATATGTTGCCGCCCAAAAACGACTTCTTTCTTTCATGAATAATGATGCGAAATTCAGGTATGAAGAACTTATGGCTTTGTATCCGCAATTATAC
Proteins encoded in this region:
- a CDS encoding SPFH domain-containing protein, whose amino-acid sequence is MIYLGILVFFGLITLFASFFTVKQESAAVVERLGKFLKVSHAGLHLKIPFLDQISKRLNLRIQQLDVIIDTKTLDNVFIKMKVSVQYQVIRENVKDAYYRLENPENQITSYVFDVVRAEVPKTKLDDVFVRKDDIAVAVKSELQEAMQSYGYDIIKALVTDIDPDEQVKHAMNRINAAEREKTAAEYESEAQRIRIVAVAKAEAESKKLQGQGIADQRREIAKGLEESVKMLNAAGINAQEASALIVVTQHYDTLHSIGANNRSNLVLLPNSPQAASSMLNELVVSMAATQKMDEVNKAQLPEPPKNHEH
- a CDS encoding Crp/Fnr family transcriptional regulator — protein: MVDAKEILKEHISKFTFLTEDQLDYVFGHFNIVNLKKGQMLITEGDFVNHEYFVLDGCLKAFYLNDAMKMFILQFAMQNWWVTDFDALYSKNRATINVDCITNASILSISNENREKICREIHEVEHFFRWRTNKGYVAAQKRLLSFMNNDAKFRYEELMALYPQLYNLVPKHLIAAYLGVTRETLSRLHQ